Proteins from a single region of Choristoneura fumiferana chromosome 27, NRCan_CFum_1, whole genome shotgun sequence:
- the Bap55 gene encoding LOW QUALITY PROTEIN: brahma associated protein 55kD (The sequence of the model RefSeq protein was modified relative to this genomic sequence to represent the inferred CDS: inserted 1 base in 1 codon) gives MSGPNGMLYGGDEIGALVFDPGHHSLRVGYAQEDTPKADIPAVVGVGPATHIPDSEEKVPDGNVTQTGTKAGSELRHYIDVTELHVPRPGMEVQTYMKDGQVDNWDLFEKMLDYCYTKVIRSPSEHHPALFTEAVWTSRPAREKLAELLFEKYQAPAFFLVKNAVLCAFANGKSTALVVDAGASQTSAVPVIDGYALVSAAVRSPIGGDHLAAQAKNLLNTMHVQMLPVYSIQSKEVIRERERARYTLKTLPAGLTHSWQQYMLKRQYEDFCHCIAHVSESAYDERVAATVPGVHYEFPGGYHQDFGVERFKMAECLFEQSLGAPHLACAAAQACDADARPALWGAVVACGXGANTAGWLERLAKELAARAPSAHRLKSHAAPSPMERRFAAWIGGSILASIGSFQQMWISSQEYDEGGKGQLERKCP, from the exons ATGAGTGGTCCGAACGGCATGTTATACGGTGGGGACGAGATAGGAGCCCTAGTGTTTGATCCGGGCCATCATAGCTTACGCGTAGGTTATGCTCAGGAAGATACTCCAAAAGCGGATATACCTGCCGTGGTCGGCGTTGGACCAGCTACACATATCCCGGATAGCGAGGAAAAGGTTCCCGACGGAAATGTTACGCAGACCG GCACAAAAGCAGGTTCCGAGCTCCGGCACTACATAGATGTGACAGAGTTGCATGTCCCTCGCCCTGGGATGGAGGTGCAGACATACATGAAGGACGGCCAGGTCGACAACTGGGACTTGTTTGAGAAGATGCTTGACTATTGCTACACTAAG GTCATTCGTTCCCCATCGGAGCACCACCCAGCTCTCTTCACGGAAGCAGTCTGGACATCCCGGCCGGCCCGTGAGAAGCTGGCTGAGCTTCTGTTTGAAAAGTACCAGGCGCCTGCATTCTTCCTCGTCAAGAATGCCGTGCTCTGTGCATTTGCTAATGGAAAGAGCACAGCGCTGGTGGTTGATGCTGGTGCCAGTCAGACGTCTGCAGTGCCAGTGATTGATGG CTACGCTCTGGTGAGCGCGGCGGTGCGGTCCCCGATCGGCGGCGACCACCTCGCGGCGCAGGCCAAGAATCTCCTCAACACCATGCACGTACAGATGCTGCCTGTCTACAGCATACAG AGCAAAGAGGTCATCCGCGAGCGAGAGAGAGCGCGCTACACCCTCAAGACACTGCCGGCCGGTCTCACTCACTCCTGGCAACAGTACATGCTAAAAAGACAGTACGAAGACTTCTGCCACTGCATAGCccat GTGTCCGAGTCGGCGTACGACGAGCGTGTCGCGGCGACGGTGCCCGGGGTGCATTACGAGTTCCCCGGCGGCTACCACCAGGACTTCGGCGTGGAGCGGTTCAAGATGGCGGAGTGTCTGTTCGAACAGAGCCTCGGAGCGCCGCATCTAG CGTGTGCGGCGGCGCAGGCGTGCGACGCGGACGCTCGTCCAGCGCTGTGGGGCGCCGTGGTGGCGTGCG GGGGCGCCAACACCGCCGGCTGGCTGGAGCGCCTCGCCAAGGAGCTGGCCGCGCGGGCGCCCTCCGCGCACCGCCTCAAGAGCCACGCCGCGCCCTCGCCCATGGAGCGACGGTTCGCCGCCTGGATAG GCGGTTCCATCCTGGCTTCCATCGGTTCCTTCCAGCAGATGTGGATATCCTCGCAGGAGTACGACGAAGGCGGCAAGGGGCAACTCGAGAGGAAATGCCCTTAG